One genomic segment of Nitrospira sp. CR1.1 includes these proteins:
- a CDS encoding glucose-6-phosphate isomerase: MPIRPKVSSFLDDQTLATTFDDLASSRAIERLWTRDHTLWKPSPAEIDNRLGWLMVLDHMQDGLSDLRSFAQAAREARTTDVVLLGMGGSSLGPEVLRCTFGSSKGAPRLWVLDSTVPGWVRQVTTAIQPARTLFLVASKSGGTIEVMSLFAHFWELVHQTRGHRGGAQFIAITDPGTGLEQLARERGFWRTFTNQPDIGGRYSVLSYFGLVPAALLGLDVGKLLTRALAMREACRDTAAKENPGAALGGMMAAMARNGRDKVTLLTSPALTSFGLWVEQLLAESTGKEGTGLIPVAGEPLASPTAYGSDRVFVSLRLRGDRNASLDRTVTALQRAGHPVYSLHLKDRYDLGGEFFRWEFATAIAGHALGIHPFDQPNVQESKDNTGRVLKEVETQGKLPTLAVLTPKQALTQLLEQTTPNRYVAILAYTTPTPQMEAALRALRKALMVRYHLATTAGYGPRYLHSTGQLHKGGPNTGLFLQLVDTMKPDLAVPEKFYSFGTLAQAQAIGDLQSLHTHQRPAVRIALGPNPARTVRSLVTLLTPAKATRRKSVPKKRTTGTRRTRR, from the coding sequence ATGCCGATCCGCCCCAAGGTGTCATCCTTTCTGGACGACCAGACCCTCGCGACGACATTCGATGATCTGGCGAGCAGCCGCGCGATTGAGCGCCTGTGGACACGAGACCATACCCTTTGGAAACCGAGTCCGGCTGAAATCGACAACAGACTGGGGTGGCTGATGGTCCTCGATCACATGCAGGACGGACTTTCCGATCTGCGAAGCTTTGCTCAGGCCGCTCGGGAGGCTCGCACGACCGACGTGGTGCTGCTTGGAATGGGAGGCAGCAGTCTGGGGCCAGAAGTATTGCGCTGCACCTTCGGCTCTTCGAAGGGCGCGCCTCGACTCTGGGTCTTGGACTCCACCGTACCAGGCTGGGTACGGCAGGTAACCACCGCGATCCAACCGGCCCGGACATTGTTTCTTGTCGCGAGCAAATCCGGCGGAACGATCGAAGTCATGTCTCTCTTCGCCCACTTCTGGGAACTTGTCCATCAGACAAGAGGGCATCGCGGCGGCGCGCAATTTATCGCCATTACAGATCCTGGAACCGGGCTCGAACAACTCGCGCGGGAGCGCGGGTTTTGGCGCACCTTCACCAACCAGCCGGACATCGGCGGACGCTACTCCGTCCTCTCGTATTTTGGACTGGTTCCAGCTGCTCTGCTTGGACTGGACGTGGGAAAACTCCTCACTCGCGCACTGGCCATGCGCGAAGCCTGTCGGGATACGGCGGCGAAAGAGAATCCTGGAGCCGCCCTGGGAGGCATGATGGCAGCCATGGCCCGAAACGGGCGGGACAAGGTCACCCTTCTCACCTCACCTGCGCTGACCTCATTCGGACTCTGGGTGGAGCAATTGCTTGCCGAAAGCACGGGAAAGGAAGGGACCGGACTTATCCCCGTGGCAGGAGAACCGCTCGCATCACCGACCGCTTATGGGTCCGATCGGGTATTTGTCTCGCTGCGGCTGAGAGGCGATCGCAATGCTTCCCTGGATCGAACTGTTACCGCTCTACAGCGAGCAGGACATCCCGTTTATTCCTTACACCTGAAGGATCGCTACGATCTGGGTGGCGAGTTTTTCCGGTGGGAGTTCGCCACGGCCATCGCCGGCCATGCACTCGGCATTCATCCATTCGACCAACCGAATGTACAGGAAAGCAAAGACAACACGGGCCGCGTCTTGAAAGAAGTGGAAACCCAGGGGAAATTACCCACCCTTGCGGTGCTGACACCGAAACAGGCCTTGACGCAGTTGCTCGAACAGACGACGCCGAATCGGTACGTGGCCATTCTGGCCTACACCACTCCCACACCTCAGATGGAAGCGGCATTGCGAGCACTACGCAAGGCGCTCATGGTGCGATACCACCTGGCTACGACGGCAGGATATGGCCCTCGCTATCTCCATTCGACGGGACAACTTCACAAGGGCGGACCGAACACCGGACTGTTTCTCCAGTTGGTCGATACGATGAAGCCGGATCTCGCAGTCCCGGAAAAATTCTATTCGTTCGGCACCCTGGCTCAAGCTCAGGCCATCGGTGATTTGCAATCGCTGCACACGCACCAGCGCCCGGCCGTCCGGATTGCTCTTGGACCGAATCCCGCACGGACCGTCCGCAGCCTTGTGACCCTCCTCACACCAGCCAAGGCTACGCGCCGGAAATCCGTTCCTAAGAAACGGACGACTGGAACTCGTCGCACCCGCCGTTGA
- the pgl gene encoding 6-phosphogluconolactonase, translating into MTQTPAHHIFADAHALVHAAATLFVAVGQQAIRERTRFLVALSGGSTPKALYTVLTSQEFATRLDWSKVHFLFGDERAVPPTHHDSNFALANTLLFTPLNIPSAHIHRMRGEVLPDAAAIQYEDLLRRLTATTPGQWPVLDLVLLGMGEDGHTASLFPGTPALTEQTRWVTPGLSPQGTRSRITLTLGVINHASVILFLVTGVNKANVVRRILENRADASDSYPAARVRPEAGRLVWYLDRAAASEMAAATDGLSS; encoded by the coding sequence ATGACACAAACACCGGCACATCACATCTTCGCGGATGCGCACGCACTCGTCCACGCCGCAGCAACACTCTTCGTAGCCGTGGGGCAACAAGCGATCAGGGAACGTACGCGGTTTCTCGTGGCTCTTTCCGGAGGCTCCACTCCGAAGGCGCTCTACACAGTCCTGACGAGCCAGGAATTCGCAACACGTCTCGACTGGAGCAAGGTGCACTTCCTCTTCGGTGATGAGCGCGCGGTTCCCCCTACGCACCACGACAGCAACTTTGCCCTGGCCAATACTCTGTTGTTCACACCGCTGAATATTCCATCAGCGCACATCCATCGGATGCGCGGGGAAGTCCTGCCGGATGCCGCGGCGATTCAGTACGAAGACCTATTGCGGCGCCTGACGGCCACCACACCCGGACAATGGCCGGTGCTGGACCTGGTTCTCCTGGGCATGGGGGAGGATGGTCACACAGCCTCGCTCTTCCCGGGCACGCCGGCTCTCACGGAACAGACCCGCTGGGTCACGCCCGGCCTATCCCCGCAAGGCACGCGATCCCGCATCACCCTGACCCTAGGTGTGATCAATCATGCGAGTGTGATACTGTTCCTCGTGACCGGAGTGAATAAGGCCAACGTCGTACGTCGCATCCTCGAGAATCGTGCCGACGCCTCTGATTCTTATCCGGCAGCGCGTGTGCGTCCTGAGGCGGGACGACTGGTGTGGTATCTTGACCGCGCCGCGGCGTCCGAAATGGCTGCGGCGACAGACGGGTTATCATCCTAA
- the glk gene encoding glucokinase has protein sequence MILAGDIGGTKTNLALYEWTTGRVEPVREDSFHSADYKTLEEIIDEFLSTPPPKPAAEGALVDEPVDLDRDATTETVETAPEPITLTAACLGVAGPVIDNRCRTTNLPWFIDGAALAERFVIPRVRLLNDLEATAHGLLHLTADEVVALNTGAPPKKKQALALIAAGTGLGECLLYWDGSRYHPMPSEGGHTDFAPNSDSEIELLRHLRGSYLHVSYERIVSGPGLHAIYEYVRDTKKNEPTWLAEKIKAGNPAAEIAEAGLKGQAEIATQALDLFASIYGAEAGNLALKALTLDGVYVAGGIAPKLLKKLQDGSFMRGFTNKGRYKRLMTQIPVKVVMNEKTALLGAASVAAELTSSPSL, from the coding sequence ATGATTCTGGCAGGCGATATCGGCGGGACGAAAACCAATTTGGCACTCTATGAGTGGACCACCGGACGTGTCGAACCCGTCCGCGAAGACAGCTTCCACAGTGCGGACTATAAAACCCTCGAGGAGATCATCGACGAATTCCTCAGCACCCCGCCCCCCAAACCGGCGGCAGAGGGCGCGCTTGTAGACGAGCCCGTCGATCTAGACCGCGATGCGACGACAGAAACCGTCGAAACCGCTCCCGAACCGATCACATTAACGGCAGCCTGTTTGGGCGTGGCTGGACCGGTGATCGACAACCGTTGCCGAACGACCAATCTGCCCTGGTTCATTGACGGAGCCGCCCTGGCCGAACGATTCGTCATCCCCCGCGTGCGCCTCTTGAACGATCTGGAAGCCACCGCTCATGGCCTCCTCCATCTCACTGCCGATGAAGTCGTGGCGCTGAACACGGGCGCCCCGCCCAAGAAAAAACAGGCCCTTGCCCTCATCGCGGCAGGAACCGGGCTCGGGGAATGTCTTCTCTACTGGGATGGAAGCCGCTACCATCCCATGCCGTCGGAAGGCGGACATACCGATTTTGCGCCGAACAGCGACAGCGAGATCGAGCTGCTTCGACATCTCCGCGGCAGCTATCTCCACGTCAGCTATGAACGCATTGTGTCGGGACCCGGTCTGCATGCGATTTATGAGTATGTGCGTGACACGAAGAAAAATGAGCCGACCTGGCTGGCCGAAAAAATCAAAGCCGGGAATCCGGCAGCCGAAATCGCCGAGGCCGGACTCAAGGGCCAAGCCGAGATCGCCACACAGGCGCTGGATCTCTTCGCATCCATCTATGGGGCAGAAGCGGGCAATCTGGCGCTAAAAGCGCTCACCCTGGACGGAGTCTACGTCGCGGGAGGCATCGCCCCTAAACTACTCAAGAAACTGCAGGACGGCTCGTTCATGCGCGGTTTCACCAACAAAGGCCGCTACAAACGGCTCATGACTCAGATTCCGGTGAAGGTCGTGATGAACGAAAAAACCGCCCTGCTCGGCGCCGCCTCCGTGGCGGCAGAACTCACATCGTCTCCTTCATTATGA
- the rpiA gene encoding ribose-5-phosphate isomerase RpiA produces MTTSCDLDLEKRHAALKATEFVHDGMVVGLGTGTTSKHLIIALGERVRSGLKIQAVPTSHDTAALARQSGIPLIESDNAWMIDVAIDGADQVDPALNLVKGGGGALLKEKIVAAAAKRFIVMVDHTKLAPALGGSFPLPIEVVPFGWGSTARHIEEASGGRAVLRQHNGNVFQTEAGHVILDLHMPNIDDPAALEIELNQIPGIVETGLFIGRTSILIVGHGQGADITHAPES; encoded by the coding sequence ATGACAACATCCTGCGACCTCGATTTGGAAAAGCGCCACGCGGCGCTGAAGGCGACTGAATTCGTCCATGACGGCATGGTCGTCGGGCTGGGAACCGGTACCACGTCGAAACATCTCATTATCGCCCTTGGAGAGCGGGTGCGCTCGGGGCTCAAGATTCAAGCCGTTCCCACGTCTCACGACACGGCCGCCCTCGCGAGACAATCCGGCATTCCTCTGATCGAATCCGACAATGCCTGGATGATCGATGTTGCGATCGACGGAGCCGACCAGGTTGATCCCGCATTGAATCTCGTGAAAGGCGGCGGTGGCGCGCTGCTGAAGGAAAAAATCGTGGCAGCCGCCGCGAAACGATTTATCGTCATGGTCGACCACACGAAACTCGCGCCGGCGCTCGGCGGCAGCTTTCCCCTGCCCATTGAAGTGGTGCCGTTTGGATGGGGCAGCACGGCGCGACACATCGAAGAGGCCTCAGGGGGCAGGGCCGTATTGCGCCAGCACAATGGGAACGTGTTCCAGACCGAAGCCGGGCATGTCATCCTCGATCTGCATATGCCGAACATCGATGACCCAGCCGCACTCGAAATTGAACTGAACCAGATTCCCGGTATCGTTGAAACCGGTCTGTTCATCGGGCGGACCAGCATCCTGATCGTCGGCCATGGACAAGGCGCCGACATCACCCATGCCCCGGAGTCATGA
- a CDS encoding M1 family peptidase, with the protein MNEAHGDPPVTRRQTAALIVRAATHAVLWLSAWQGAASLFFVPAAWSRTNPSHNQRQPKNTMMTPPSPASDPYRLPRHVIPTHYDLRIEPDLQSHSFTGHEMVTLTVTESTNEILLNATDLDISTATLSGEGQPPRTGTARMDDEHQRCRITFPSAIQPGVWRLGLAFRGTLNDKLRGFYRSTYKDDRGMAHTLAATQFEATDARRAFPCWDEPQFKAVFAVTLAIDPALTAISNTRIVDDRIEGGKRIVRFAESMKMSTYLVAFIVGELVSTTPIMARQTPVRLWSVPGKQHLTPFGHEIAVYSLNFLAEYYDIPYPGDKLDLIAIPDFASGAMENLGAITFRETALLLDQRTATHAEQGRIADVVAHENAHMWFGDLVTMAWWNGLWLNEAFATFMEMLVVDAWKPEWERWTAFGMARAAALSVDGLLSTRPIEFPVRAPKEAEAMFDVLTYEKGASVLRMLEQHIGPTVFRDGVRHYLTAHAYGNAETTDLWVSLGQASKQDVPALMNEWIFSPGYPLLSLAVEAPSTLTLTQRRFTYAQHSSTTPAEAAAPRWQVPVQLRITTARGTETRRILLSDRENRISLPEGWTSVLANEGGHGFYRVRYSADLLSGLQKDGLNHLAPVERFNLLNDTWAATLAGMVSSADYLALTEHFRGEEDPHVWAVMLGSFSTINHLLAEDDRPLLAALVRDRVAPLFQHLGWTPRADERDLVKELRGDIIRALGTLGRDESVQAQAHDAYTALQQQSRPIDPNVIPALVSILAFTGDAARYEEFAGRFRHAATPQEERRYLFSLAAFRAPDLLERTLAKTLTDEIRTQDAPFLVSSLLHNVYIRDKAWEFVKTNWERMDKLFPKSGLRRMCGGITGLSTPELERDVRDFFASRKIDLGGKTLEQYLEQLRIAVEFRTRDREAIRAVLARKMT; encoded by the coding sequence ATGAACGAGGCGCACGGCGATCCGCCGGTGACACGCCGGCAGACGGCGGCGCTGATCGTGCGTGCCGCCACCCATGCGGTCCTGTGGCTGAGCGCATGGCAGGGAGCGGCGTCCCTGTTCTTCGTGCCGGCAGCCTGGAGCCGAACGAATCCATCACACAACCAACGACAGCCTAAGAACACTATGATGACCCCACCTTCACCTGCGTCCGATCCTTACCGCCTCCCGCGCCACGTCATTCCCACACACTATGACCTGCGGATTGAGCCGGATCTCCAATCACATTCGTTTACGGGACACGAGATGGTTACCCTGACCGTGACCGAATCCACCAACGAGATTCTCCTCAACGCGACGGATCTGGACATCTCGACCGCGACATTGTCGGGTGAGGGACAACCTCCCCGCACCGGAACTGCGCGGATGGACGATGAACACCAGCGATGCCGCATCACCTTTCCATCCGCTATCCAACCGGGCGTATGGAGGTTAGGCCTCGCCTTTCGCGGCACATTAAACGACAAGTTACGCGGCTTCTATCGCAGCACGTATAAAGATGACCGTGGCATGGCGCATACCCTCGCCGCCACGCAGTTTGAAGCCACGGACGCACGACGGGCGTTCCCTTGTTGGGACGAGCCGCAGTTCAAGGCCGTGTTCGCCGTGACCTTAGCCATCGACCCCGCTCTGACGGCCATCTCGAATACGCGAATCGTCGACGACCGGATCGAGGGCGGCAAACGAATCGTGCGGTTCGCGGAATCCATGAAGATGTCCACGTATCTGGTGGCCTTCATCGTCGGCGAACTGGTGTCGACAACCCCGATCATGGCCCGGCAGACGCCGGTTCGCCTGTGGTCCGTGCCGGGCAAGCAACACCTGACCCCATTCGGGCATGAGATCGCCGTCTACTCACTCAATTTTCTAGCCGAGTACTACGATATTCCCTATCCGGGCGACAAACTTGACCTGATCGCCATTCCCGATTTCGCCTCCGGCGCGATGGAGAATCTGGGCGCCATCACCTTTCGGGAAACCGCCTTATTACTCGATCAACGCACCGCCACGCACGCGGAGCAAGGACGTATTGCGGATGTCGTCGCCCATGAGAACGCGCACATGTGGTTCGGTGACTTAGTCACCATGGCCTGGTGGAACGGGCTCTGGCTCAACGAAGCCTTCGCCACATTCATGGAAATGCTGGTGGTCGATGCCTGGAAGCCGGAATGGGAACGCTGGACGGCCTTTGGCATGGCACGCGCCGCCGCCCTCTCGGTGGATGGATTACTGAGCACGCGACCCATTGAATTTCCCGTGCGCGCGCCGAAGGAAGCCGAAGCCATGTTCGACGTGCTGACGTACGAGAAAGGCGCCTCAGTCCTTCGCATGCTGGAACAGCATATCGGCCCGACAGTGTTCAGGGACGGCGTACGCCACTACCTGACGGCGCATGCCTATGGAAATGCCGAGACCACCGACCTTTGGGTCTCCCTTGGACAAGCCTCCAAACAGGATGTCCCGGCCCTCATGAACGAATGGATATTCTCGCCCGGCTATCCCTTGCTCTCGCTGGCTGTCGAGGCGCCCTCCACGCTGACGCTGACACAACGCCGGTTCACCTATGCCCAACACTCCTCCACGACACCAGCCGAGGCGGCGGCGCCACGCTGGCAGGTTCCGGTTCAATTGCGCATCACCACGGCGCGAGGCACTGAAACCAGACGCATTCTGCTCAGTGATCGGGAGAATCGCATCTCCCTGCCCGAAGGCTGGACCTCGGTGCTGGCTAACGAAGGGGGACACGGGTTTTACCGCGTTCGATACAGCGCCGATTTACTCAGCGGCCTGCAGAAGGACGGCCTGAACCATCTGGCTCCGGTGGAACGATTCAATCTCTTGAATGATACCTGGGCCGCCACCCTGGCCGGCATGGTCTCGTCGGCCGACTACCTCGCCTTGACCGAACATTTCCGCGGGGAAGAGGACCCCCATGTCTGGGCCGTCATGTTGGGGTCATTCTCCACGATCAATCATCTCCTGGCCGAAGACGATCGACCGTTGCTGGCTGCGTTGGTACGCGACCGGGTCGCGCCCTTGTTTCAGCATCTCGGATGGACGCCGCGCGCCGACGAGCGTGATCTCGTCAAAGAATTGCGCGGCGACATCATTCGCGCGCTAGGCACGCTGGGACGCGACGAGAGCGTGCAAGCTCAAGCGCATGACGCCTACACAGCCCTTCAGCAGCAGTCGCGGCCCATCGACCCCAACGTGATTCCAGCCCTGGTCTCCATCCTGGCCTTTACCGGTGATGCGGCTCGCTATGAAGAATTTGCCGGCCGGTTCCGTCACGCAGCCACCCCGCAAGAAGAACGCCGCTATCTTTTTTCTCTTGCCGCGTTCCGAGCACCCGACCTGCTGGAGCGGACGCTGGCGAAAACCTTGACCGACGAGATCCGCACTCAGGATGCGCCGTTCCTGGTCAGCAGCCTTCTCCACAATGTGTACATCCGCGACAAGGCCTGGGAATTTGTGAAGACCAATTGGGAGCGGATGGATAAGCTGTTTCCCAAAAGCGGGTTGCGGAGAATGTGCGGAGGGATCACCGGCCTCTCAACCCCTGAATTGGAACGGGACGTCCGGGACTTTTTTGCGTCCCGCAAGATTGACCTCGGCGGAAAGACGCTGGAGCAGTACTTAGAACAACTGCGGATCGCTGTCGAGTTTCGTACACGCGATCGCGAGGCGATTCGCGCCGTGTTGGCTCGCAAGATGACCTGA
- a CDS encoding FtsX-like permease family protein produces MMPFWLILAWRELRSSWRHFVYFLACIALGVGAVLGVSLFSTNVERAVLREARGLLGGDLEIRLSRPLGGPGSAVLTDLASRGIVATRVTELVAMVARVDRAQGRIDVSQLVELKAIEARYPLYGVVRVDPDRPLTELLHLAGERCGDMCHGAVVQEALLIRLGLVVGDAIRIGQASFRITGVIHTEPDRMANMFSLGPRVLVSQEGLAAADLIKPGSRLRERHLLKLPSSVALSPLVHELRGRLAADSARVSSYRDAQPQLKQFLDQLARYLGLVGLTALFVGGIGVALSIHAFVREKLPSIAVLKTVGADTQTIIYSYLGQAVGLGLLGSVAGIGIGVALQAVLPQAVSTLLATDVLQQVEFTSVLSFAAVAPLGKGLGLGVLTTLLFSLWPLLTIRDIKPAAIFRRDVERAGASLVRRERSWWRRAVRLMTADPLRTVTAVGIGIGLAGLSMWQAGSLAIGSLFIGGLLVAIVSLAAAAQALLRGLRALPAPGALSLRQALSNLQRPGGHTLGVMVSIGVGVMVILAIALLQHALVRQVGENRPSDSPTFFFIDIQPDQTKAFGELVHRRTGDLAPYLTPLVRSRIHAINGRTVSDERESQQEEPPTQSKDEKRKSWYANREYVLTFLDHVPKDNTIVKGAWWKPGQVFSRPQVSVEEEAAKSLDLDIGSLLDLNIQGTILQAEVSSIRKVEWGNFSTNFYMIFSPGSLDAAPMTYVATVRVAPQDEVALQSAVVAAFPNVTAINIGEVLSSFARVLDRLSLAIRGVALFCLMAGALVMAAALAATRYQRLYEAVILKALGATRGLIARSFAAEYAVLGCVAGVIGVALASLFAWAILRYILELPWALELPLLGIGLACTVLLTLLVGFLSTYRILGQPPLTVLRHE; encoded by the coding sequence ATGATGCCGTTCTGGCTCATCCTGGCCTGGCGGGAATTGCGGTCGTCCTGGCGGCATTTTGTGTATTTTCTCGCCTGCATCGCACTCGGCGTCGGGGCGGTGCTCGGGGTGTCGCTCTTTTCGACCAATGTGGAGCGCGCAGTTCTCAGAGAGGCGCGCGGGTTGCTCGGGGGCGATCTGGAAATCCGGCTGTCCAGACCTCTAGGCGGGCCGGGCTCCGCCGTGCTGACGGATCTTGCGTCGCGCGGGATCGTGGCCACGCGTGTGACTGAACTGGTCGCGATGGTGGCGCGAGTTGATCGGGCCCAAGGCAGAATTGACGTCAGCCAGCTTGTCGAGTTGAAAGCGATCGAAGCACGGTACCCCTTGTATGGCGTGGTGCGGGTGGACCCGGATCGGCCATTGACCGAATTGCTTCACCTTGCAGGTGAGCGCTGTGGAGATATGTGCCATGGAGCGGTGGTCCAGGAAGCGTTGCTGATCCGGCTGGGCCTGGTCGTGGGCGACGCGATCAGGATTGGGCAGGCTTCATTCCGGATCACGGGCGTGATTCATACGGAGCCGGATCGCATGGCCAACATGTTCAGCCTCGGCCCGCGCGTGCTGGTTTCGCAGGAAGGGCTGGCAGCAGCCGATCTCATCAAGCCGGGGAGCCGATTGCGCGAACGGCATCTGTTGAAACTTCCCTCTTCCGTGGCGCTATCCCCGCTTGTCCACGAGCTTCGGGGACGTCTCGCGGCCGACTCCGCGCGCGTGTCTTCGTATCGGGATGCTCAACCACAGCTCAAGCAGTTTCTCGATCAATTGGCGCGGTATCTCGGGCTCGTCGGGCTGACGGCACTGTTTGTCGGAGGGATCGGCGTGGCGCTGTCGATTCACGCTTTCGTCCGGGAAAAGCTTCCCTCTATTGCCGTTCTCAAGACTGTGGGGGCGGATACCCAAACCATCATCTATTCCTATCTAGGCCAAGCCGTCGGCTTAGGCCTGTTGGGCAGCGTGGCGGGGATCGGCATTGGGGTCGCCTTGCAAGCGGTCCTTCCGCAGGCGGTGTCCACCTTGCTGGCGACAGACGTGCTCCAGCAAGTCGAGTTTACCTCCGTACTCTCCTTCGCGGCAGTGGCGCCGCTTGGGAAAGGCCTGGGCCTGGGCGTACTGACGACGCTGTTATTCAGCCTGTGGCCTCTGCTGACTATTCGGGACATCAAGCCGGCGGCCATCTTCAGGCGTGACGTGGAACGCGCAGGCGCCTCGCTGGTGCGACGCGAGAGATCCTGGTGGAGACGCGCAGTACGTTTGATGACGGCGGATCCTCTTCGAACCGTTACGGCGGTAGGAATCGGGATCGGACTGGCAGGGCTCTCTATGTGGCAGGCTGGATCGCTGGCGATCGGAAGCCTGTTTATCGGCGGGTTGCTGGTAGCCATAGTGAGCTTGGCCGCGGCGGCCCAGGCGCTCCTGCGCGGATTGCGAGCATTGCCGGCGCCGGGGGCGTTGTCCTTGCGACAGGCGCTCAGCAACCTTCAGCGTCCGGGCGGACACACCCTGGGGGTGATGGTGTCCATCGGCGTCGGCGTGATGGTGATTCTGGCCATCGCGTTACTTCAACATGCGCTCGTGCGGCAGGTGGGAGAAAACCGTCCGTCCGATTCGCCGACCTTCTTTTTTATCGACATTCAACCCGATCAGACGAAGGCTTTTGGCGAGCTGGTTCATCGACGCACCGGCGATCTCGCTCCTTACCTGACTCCGTTGGTGCGGTCGCGGATCCATGCCATCAACGGGAGAACGGTCAGCGACGAGCGCGAGTCCCAGCAGGAGGAGCCGCCTACCCAATCGAAGGATGAGAAACGCAAGAGCTGGTACGCGAATCGCGAATATGTGCTGACGTTTCTCGATCACGTGCCCAAGGATAATACGATTGTGAAAGGCGCCTGGTGGAAGCCGGGGCAGGTGTTTTCGAGGCCGCAGGTGTCTGTCGAAGAGGAAGCCGCCAAAAGTCTCGATCTCGACATCGGCAGCCTGCTGGATCTCAACATTCAAGGGACCATTCTGCAAGCCGAGGTGAGCAGCATCAGAAAAGTCGAGTGGGGGAACTTCTCAACCAATTTCTACATGATCTTCTCGCCCGGCTCGCTCGATGCGGCGCCGATGACGTACGTCGCCACGGTTCGGGTGGCTCCCCAGGACGAAGTCGCCCTTCAGTCGGCCGTGGTCGCGGCGTTTCCCAATGTCACGGCCATCAACATCGGCGAAGTCTTGAGCAGCTTTGCGCGCGTGCTCGATCGTCTGTCGCTGGCGATTCGCGGCGTTGCGCTGTTTTGCCTGATGGCCGGAGCGCTGGTGATGGCGGCGGCGCTGGCGGCCACGCGGTATCAACGGTTGTATGAGGCGGTGATCCTCAAAGCGCTTGGCGCAACCCGCGGGTTGATTGCGCGGTCGTTTGCGGCCGAATATGCTGTGCTGGGATGTGTGGCGGGGGTGATCGGCGTCGCCCTGGCCAGTCTGTTCGCCTGGGCGATCTTACGCTATATCCTGGAATTGCCCTGGGCGTTGGAATTGCCCTTGCTCGGCATCGGATTGGCCTGTACCGTTCTGCTGACGCTCCTCGTCGGATTCCTCAGCACCTACCGCATTCTCGGCCAGCCCCCCTTAACCGTGCTTCGGCACGAATGA
- a CDS encoding ATP-binding cassette domain-containing protein — protein MIATQHVTMQLEAGGETVTILDNVTLDIPEKQTVAIVGPSGSGKSTLLGLIAGLDRPTSGAIWLNGREITGLGEKAMARLRLANVGYIFQSFHLIPTLTALENVSIPLELAGDRDARQRALELLQAVGLGHRVSHYPVQLSGGEQQRVAVARAFACRPPILLADEPTGNLDSHTGQQVIQLIMALHRDAGTTLVLVTHDLQLAASMERVITLRDGRIGSDQLTSSHYHEAGDQI, from the coding sequence ATGATTGCCACCCAACATGTGACGATGCAACTGGAAGCCGGAGGCGAGACGGTCACGATTCTCGACAATGTCACCCTGGACATTCCAGAGAAGCAAACCGTGGCAATTGTCGGGCCGTCCGGGAGCGGCAAGTCTACCCTGCTGGGTTTGATCGCGGGGCTTGATCGGCCGACATCCGGAGCCATCTGGCTCAACGGACGTGAAATTACGGGACTTGGCGAAAAGGCGATGGCGCGTCTGCGCCTGGCCAACGTCGGGTATATCTTTCAGTCCTTTCACCTGATTCCGACGTTGACTGCGTTGGAGAACGTGTCGATTCCGCTGGAGCTGGCAGGCGACCGTGATGCCCGCCAACGGGCCCTCGAATTGTTGCAGGCGGTGGGGTTAGGGCACCGGGTCTCGCACTATCCGGTTCAGCTCTCCGGAGGGGAACAGCAGCGGGTTGCCGTCGCGCGTGCGTTTGCCTGCCGGCCACCGATCCTATTGGCCGATGAGCCGACCGGGAACTTGGATTCTCATACGGGGCAGCAGGTGATCCAGCTCATCATGGCATTGCACCGGGATGCCGGCACCACCCTGGTTCTGGTCACGCACGATCTGCAATTGGCTGCTTCGATGGAGCGGGTCATTACCCTGCGAGATGGCCGGATTGGGTCTGATCAGCTCACCTCATCTCACTACCACGAGGCCGGCGACCAGATATGA